GAGCTCTGACTTTCTCCTCTCATTTTTAAAGTTAGCTAACCAAATGAGTTCAGTATCCTGTTAGTGAAACTAGTTAGCAAGAACTACAGCTTCCTTCCCCACTTCCCAGTGCCTAAATGCTGAGCTTACATCTTTGATCTGAACCGTAAACTCCTTCTCATCCATGCCACGGCGAAGTTTGGTGAACTGAGCTGCTGCTGTGGTGACTGCAGACACTTCCTCCTCTGCCATGGAAGCTGCACTGCTGCTTCGTGGTGTGGGGACTGGAGAGTCACCATATTCTCCTGGAGTCAATGACGGACTGTCTAGCAAGTGGTTGCCTGGCCCCAAAATTCCTCCTGTTACCATTTCCTGGCTCCGGCGGCTAGAAGGCCACTTCCCTGAGAGTATAGCCTGGCAGACGAGGTCAATACGGTTTATCAGGACACGATCCtaagtaaggaaaaagaaatcaatactGGTTTTAGGGCCAGAGTACTAGCTATGTGATCCTGTGACAAACAACAGTGCTATCATCATCAGGATGGGTAAAACTTATaaggcagaaaggagagaggTAATACTATCAGATTCCTAAGTCAACTGGGAAGAGTTTCACGAGAAAACACGTAGcactaaacacaaagaaaaccagaaccacctgttcctTGTTCCCTGCATATGTTACACTGTATTTCTCAACTCTACATGTCCAGGAATGAGGCTGTTACCTTGGGCCACTCAGAGGCTCTTTGTCTTTCTTGTAGCAGCAGAAGCTCAGGGGTCATTTGTTCTCCATCTTCATTTGGGAATCCATCTTGGGACATAGTGAGGGACAGGAGACTCTCTTCATCATAGAGCTTTGAGTGGGACCGGTCAGCAGCTGGAGATTATATGAAATGTGTGATCAAAGatagaagaacaaagttagataGGAATGGCATTAATGGGCTTTAAATAAAGACCCAAAGAATAACAGAACTCTCAACATTCTATCAAATCAAAATCAGAATCTCTCTCAGAGGATgcatttagaaaagagaaagagcagagagggGGGAAATGGGGGAGAGGGCCACCAGCCTGTCACATGCACTCACTTAGCTTCTCTTCCTTCTCGTCCTCACTCTCATCagtgctggagctggagctggatgaggatgaggaagaagaggatgATGGTGACAGCTTGCTCAAGTCCAGCTCAGAGTCTGAATCATCCTCATCCTCCAGTTTGACTGGTGGAACACTCCGGGAAACCAGAGGGGTAGTATCAGAGGGGGCTACTCGCATCTCATAGTCTTGTGGGGTTGGTCGGCTCCTGGCCACCACCTCATGCTCTAGCTTTAAAGTCAGACTCTCCAGACTGGGGACCTGGGCAGCTGTCTCCTCGGGTGGCTTTTCAACAGGAGCATCTGGGCGCAGGGGCAGTGGTGAGGCAGTGCGCGAGGTATACTGCTGGTGTAGCAGTGGAGTAGAGCAGCGTGACAGGGATGGAGCTGGTGCTCCTGCCTGATGGTTCTGCATATAATTCATACGGGCAGCCAGAAAAGAGAAGTCTGGGTCCTGCATGATGTTGCAGTCTGTTTGGCTCACCCCATGGCGGGCTGCCCCTCGTAGAAGCTCCCCATCATGCCGAACGGGCTCCCACCATTTGGGCAATTCAGGACCTGGAGGCTGGCATAATGCCAGCCGATCTTCCAAAAGAGGGTGACATAAAACTTGTTCCCGTAAGCGCCGAAGCAATTCGATACGGTAGAGAGTCCGTGAGGCCCTCTCCTCAGTGATAGGCTCAATGAACAGATTAGGGTCCGGGGGCTCTGCAAGAGATAGGAGTGGAAGGAGAAATGAACCAAGAGTTGGTTCTGTCACCAGCCATTCCTACCCAACCAAGATTCTCCAGTCTTGCTTACCATCTCCAGCTGCTGGGGGAAGGCGGCACACTTGGCGGCACATGGCCACAAAGCCATGGAAGTACTTGGTAAggctttcatctgtttttttgTCTAGTCGGGCAAAAGTGCGGAAGCGATCCCAGTGGAACTGCATGGTATCAGGGTCATACTCCACACCAAAGGTAGACACTACTCGATAGAAATCAGTTTGTTCACGCCTTGTCCATCTACAAAGGGAAGAGGAAACAGGCAACAGTGATCAAAAGAACACAGAGAAACTGCTTACTACTTAGTGTAGCTTTATTTGAATACACAAAAATTGAAAgtaggggcaaaaaaaaaaaggaccagaAGACAGCAGAAGAGGTAGTAACAGGTACTGTATAATGTGTAAGAATTTAAGAATTAGCAagctaaggggaaaaaatgacgCAAGCAAACAACTTAACGAGAATGGCTACATAGAAGACTTTTCTGGGATTTATGATTATGCACACAAATGAGGTTTTATATCGTAGAGGTGTAACAATTAAAGGCAAAAAAGATGGTCCCACTGTAGGGAATTCCAAATAAATCCTTCCTAAGATGCTTTTCAGATAGAGCCCATACATAGTTCAAGACAAACTGACAGCTCAGCCCAAATTCTCAGCCATATTTTACCGTTGCTGTTTCTCCCGCCGTGCAATTTCTTTTAGCTTGAAGGCTGCCTCACAGCGCCGCCTTCTCCGGTCCCCACGTTCCGCAGCCTCTATCTTCATCTGTTCTCTCTTGTAGCTGCGCTGATAGGCCGTTACTAGGCGCCGAAGCCTAGCTGTCAGAGCAGAGCCTGGAGGCCAGAATACATGGCCTGGCTGTTGGGTCACCTGGGCTATAGGAAGCAAAGTAGAATGAACAGAAGTACAGGAAAGGTGGCAGAGAAAATACTGGCATTTCAACCCACCCAAAGGTAAAGCTCTTAGAAATCCCAGGATAGGATAAAATTCAGTCAGTAAttccccaaccccccaccccacacaaaATTGTACCAGTTGACCTAGAAGTTTACCTTCATCTCCATCAATCACTGAGATCTCCTCATCCATCATCATCAAGGGATCACCCTAGAGAAGGAGATCCACCCCACAGGATggaggggggagggaaaggggggaAGTTGGCACTCTGAAATCACTTTCTTGTGTGTGTCCTTCTATGGCACCAAGGGATCAAGAAAAATTTCTAATCAAAGGAACCCTCACAAAAAACCGGAAGCAACCAACTGAAAGATTACGAAAGTAGAACCTGAAACATCTGTTCTTATTAATGGCTTGAAGATAATGGGACTCAGGAATTTAGCAGTCAAATAATATATACTTCAATGTTCAGCTTGGGTCCCACCTCCTCCACAAAGCCATCCCTGATCTCCCTCTTTCCattaatactttatattttcaaatgtgatTACTTTCCATTTTGTATTATCAATATACTTCAGGATTCAGGGAATTGGAGGATACTTAACTatttagaaatagagaaaagctaGACTCAAATGAGAATTTCTTACCTCATCATCTTGGTCCTTTGGGGGACCCTGGAGTGGTTTATATTCAGGATCTtcacaatccttatcaaagtcaACCCTAAAATTATCCAGAAGCATgagaaaatgttaacaatatATCTTCTTGCACTAAGAGGAACCTAGGATGAAGACCTGGCCAAACATACAAGCCAGCATGGGAgacagtcttttctttcttgcctgaAGGGATGGCAGGCCAGGTGCTAAGCTTTGAGTAAATTAGGTACAGCATTCAACAGAAAGAAGAACAGGGAGAAACTGACAAAGTACCATCTAAACTGCTTGCATTTGAAATGAAACCCTTTGACCAGCACACTTCCTTTCTCTTGACAGCCCTTTCCATTGTTTAATGTATTCTCTCCATCATTCCCAACTAtgtacttttattatttcatttgaatgGTCCAtgcttccttgtttatttttactactttgcTCTACTGAGCAAAGGGTGACATAATAAATGATTTGCAATGAATAAACAACCCAATTTCCTTTGAGGGTCCTACACTAAGCAAACTGAAGTTGTGATCATCAAAGAGAAATCTCTCAAAGGTGAAGGGGTGGGTGGGTATTCACGAACTAAGCCAACTATTTCACATGCCTCTCAGGTCTCCACGTGAGAAGTTTTGTTAAACTCACTGGCACCCAAACCAGGGCAATGCTGCCCTACCTGGTGGCTCAGTATTAGCATGGCAACTCATCATTGAGGCATGTATCCAGACAGAGTAAATGCCTTTATGTGTCAGTCACCACTGGGAGATGGTAACCAGGGTTAAAATTTCCTGAGGCTTCACCATATAAATGGCACAGGAGAGATGCATGGCTAATATCTTTCAAGAGAATCAGTTATCCTCTCAGCTACTGTGACTGTACAGAAAAGCGGTGCAAAGAAAACTGAATAAATCAAATAAGCCATTTGGGAGTAACATTAATTTATACACTTAATTGCATCTTATGACATTGTGTGGCTTTAGGACAGTGTATATAGTCCTTTTTGCTGGTCCCACTCTTTGTTAAGAATTTATCATTCATGAGTACAACCACCATTAAGAATCTCAATGTGTCAGTCAAGGCTAGAGTTACGCTATGCCTTAGCACAAGCACCTAACAGACTTCATAGGGAGCACTCAGAGCTTTAAGAGAACTAAACACCCATGCTTACCCTTCCACTATGTCAGAGAAATTATCCAAAACTCGATGTTCTGCTGCAATAGCCTTGTCATCTGGTCGGCCAGCCTTTTCCAGGAAGCATAAGGCTGGGTCTGCCCTCATAGTATTATATTTCTCATAGCCTAGAAGAAAATGGGCCGTAAGTTGAAGAACATCAGAGATTCACTTTAACTTTATGCTTACTTCATATGCTGCTGGAATAATCAGAATATGTGGGCTACTCATTTTGCTCATAATGCAAAATATGGTTAAAATGTTAACTTGGACAGCTGTCGGGTTATATTACTATATTTAACATTTCAATACCAATTTAGAGTCATAGTTTTGTCACTAGTTATTGAAGATAGGAATTTAATCAGAGTTTATATAAAATGGTGATAGATATACATAGCCATTTAACTGGTGACCTTTCTAttatcattcttcttttttttttgaggaagattagctctgagtgaacagctgccaccaatcctcctctttttcctgaggaagactggccttgagctaacatccgtgtccatcttcctctactttatatgtgggacgcctacacatggcttgacaagcaggatgtaggtccactcctgggatctgaaccggcaaaccctgggccgctgaagcagaacatgcaaacttaaccactgcgccaccaggctggcccctctattatCAATCTTACtacatagatgagaaaactaaaaaagtcaaacaattTAGCGCTAGATCACACATTTTCAAATGAAGGATAAGAAACTTGTACCTACAAACAGGCACTCTGAATGTTTGATGAacagtaggtgaatgaatgaataaacacactTCAGGATGTTTGGACTCTTCTAAACCTCTGATTCTCACACGTAAATCTAACACTACAAATGctcacagtcttttttttttttttaaagtgtttttgtttttttctttttcttctccccaaagccccacagtatatagttgtatattctagttgtgagtgcctctggttggtctatgtgggacaccgcctcagcatggcctgatgagcagtgccatacccgcacccgggatctgaaccagtgaaaccctagccactgaagcagagcacgggaacttaaccacttggccacggggctcaCCCCTCATTTCTTAAGTTTAatgaaaacttctcaaaagtaTGTGGATTAGGTGTCattacttttcttttataaaagtaaacaaaaaaagtattttaaaaaaagaaatgatgttcCAATTCAGTAAGTCACTGGGCTGGAAGTTAGCACTCACTGCTTCTAATGCCTGACACTTGCTATTAGGCAAGACTGAGTAGAGTATTCTCCCTTTATATACTCTATTTTTGTTTGACTCAAACACTGTTGTTTACACCTACATCAGAGTAACTGCCGAACATTTAGACAAATGGGATGTTATACAAGTAGAACACTTTCAGCAAGCCACAGGAGAGTCATACGAACTACGTGTGGTTATTATTAACGAACTAAGTGTGGTTATTATTAACAAGAGTGGGCATATACTGTCTCCCCTAATTTGTGTAACCTTAACTTAGATGCCACGCCATACAGATTGGATACAATGTTTAGAGAACAGATGGGAGACTCCCTACCTTGAGATTTAACTATCCATCTGGTCTTTCTTGAACATCTATTTATAGGAACTAATTGCTCTGCTCTGGATATTTAAGAACTAGTTTCTCATTCAAACATAAGTTTACTGAAGATCAATCAGAGAACTCAGTTATTAGTCATGAGCATTTTGCTAAATGTTCCATCTGTGGGCATAAATCTACAATAGGAAAGGAACAGACTAAGAGAAGGTACCTACCATGCTTAAAGACTCCAATGAGCAGGGACTTGTCAGCCTCACTGTCCCACCATGTTGTTGGAACCTCCAGCTGATCCACTACTGGGAACCATATGTCAATCTCACTAAAGGTATAAGAGGGCAGAGTCAGCCCAGCAATGCaggaaattaaaatgataatccTTGGAAAGATTATTACAGGTATCttcttttatacatttatttaaatgctCATGCATCTGCCTATTTTCTTCCACTGGTATCAAGTATAGGATTAAAGACCTGATATATAGATTTTAATTATCAGGTATCCCAAAGACGGTATAGAATGGAATGAGTAAACCCAGCTTTTCTGGGATAAGGCAGggcataaagaaaaatatagcagAACTTTACCTGGCAATGGCACCCCCTAACACCTTCTCTGCCTGGTCTCCAATAACCTCCTGCCTCAGATAGTATAGCATCCGTACCCGCAACAGCACCctagaagggagagaaaagagctaGCTCAATGGTGGCGTAGAACTTCTGAGGTAGAAAATGCTTTAGTCTTTGCTAAATTCCATCCTTACTTGTTACACTGATGTTTCAAGTGCTTCTTATAACTCTCATCTTGGAACAGAGTATCTGGGTTATATTTCCGGATCCAATCTGCCTTATGGATATCAAAAGTGCTTTGTgactttacttttttccccttgcGTCCACGGGGCACAGGGATAGACAGACCTGGGAAAGGGGAGACATTGAAGACTTGGATTGAGAAAAACCCTTGGACCTGAAAAGGATTAGGTAACCTACAGAAAGATGAAAAGTAAAGAGTTGATAATTACCTGAATGATTCTGCAATTCTTTTGTCTTGCCATTTTCAGCAGGGCTAATCAAGTCCCAAATGAAGCCTTTGATATTCTCATCCCCACGATAGTGCAGAAGACAGTACACGAGGATGGCCCGGCAAATTGTCTCCACATCTCGTTCAGTCATACGTCGCTTGAAGCGTCCATGAGACAAGATATCTCGCCACCGTCCCCaactagaaaaacagaaaagggaattatattaatattttctcgAGGACTCTAATCAATGATATCGCCCAGTCTCCCAGAATCACACCTCCCAAAAGGTGGAAGACAAAAAGATCTTGGGAAAACAtggtaacagaataaataaagTATTTCCATTATCCCCTCTTCGGTCATAGCTTCCAATTTGAAAGGCAAACAAGATGTCTATCAGGATGGAGATGCACTACCTCTGATGGCAAGGTGGGTTCTTACCCATATACCAAGAGATGCTTTTCCACTCGAAAGCAGTCAGTGCGCCCATAGGTATGATGACGGTCATGTCGGCGAGAGCGTGGTCGCTCATCATCTTCACTTTCCAAATCAGAGAATTCCACTAGGTCATCATCTTTCAGAGTGCTGAAGTGGCGGGTCTGTTTTCGTACTCTAGGTGTGTCAATCACCAAGTTATTCTATGCAGAGAACAGAAGTAACTCTCTTCATGATACGATCATGGGAAAGGAATTAAGACAATCCTGGATTGAAATAGCCTTGGACATAACATGTGTAAATACTCGAGATTTTTTTAGGGCATGCAAAATAATCTACAGGGACTGAGGAAGCAAAATTAAGTGGAGGATGTCTAAGTAGTTTTCTGGGGCTGCTTATATAGAAAGATTTTACAATGGCCCTTGTATATAATACACCATCATAAACCAAGGTCAGCATTGAAGAATCAGAGGAGTGATAAAGACTCCTGAAAGTAATTTGTCTTCTGCAATACTTCCTCCCTAAAGGCAATGGAGGCTCACCTTGCTATTGAGTAGATCCATGTCTAGGTCAGCCTTTTTGGCCCACTTTTGCCAAAAGTTGGGGTCATCCAGAGAAATATCTGTCCTATTTTCAGAAGCAACAAAGCTTGCCTAGTGAGGAACAAATGAACAGAGTAAAGTTGACTATAACACTTTTTTGAGCAATGGGAAACCaataactatatttaaaaaatatatttaaactctAGAGATTCCTGTCTCTATCTCTGCTTCTCTAGCCTCTGGCACAGACAGAACTATCCTACCTTTGCAAAGGTAGAACCCTTTCCTTCAGACTCAATGGTGATGGTTGTGGTCCGTCTTAATAAGATTTGGTCAATGTCCTCTTCACAAAACTTGGAGCCCTCATCATCTTCCTCCATTATGGCTGCATATGCTCCTTTTCGTAAAAGATCTTCTATCTCCTTCTTGGAGAACTGTTGGATCTACAAAATCcaatagaaagatgaaaagattaCCGAGAGAGTATTATCTAACCATATAATATTttagtttattatattttaagaaataataattgaGAATCCAAACAAGGTGGTCAGATTCCTGTACAAAAATAGCTTTTGTCTCCCTCTCTATGACCTGCCACAAACGTATCTACAGACAAAGAGGACTCACTCCAGTAATGTTGCCATCCCGACCACTCATGGACTGAAGCACAGCCTTATCCAATCCCAACTTGAGGCTGGCCTTATCAAACATCTCTCTCTCATAAGAATTACGAGTGATGAGACGGTACACCTTCACAGCTTTGCTCTGCCCAATTCTATGACACCGTGCCTGGGcctggttaaaaaagaaaagggaagtatAAAGATAACATAAGATTGGGGGAGAAAGGATTCAAAACACCAATTCACATCTGTAAAGCAGCCATGAGATCAACTCAAAATCAAAAGTGAATTTCAAGATGAAATTTTGCCCCATCACATATACCAGGGGTTAGCAAACTATGGTCTGCATGGCCAcgtgtttctgtaaataaagttttgctgGAACACAGCcccacccattcatttacatattatctatggctgcttttgtgttcCAAGAGCAGAGGTAAGTTATAACAGAGATTgtatggtctgcaaagcctaaaatgtttactatctcaTCCTTcacagaaaaggtttgctgatCTCTGATCTAGAACGCCATCCCTAACTAAGTAAACAATTCCATACTCTCTGAAGGACAAGTCTTTCTAAGAGATCCTGATCCTGTTGAAAAACTTTCCAGTTAAGTAGTTAGTTCCTAAGACAATAATTTCCTTTACCTGTAGGTCATTTTGTGGATTCCAGTCTGAATCAAAGATGATGCAGGTATCAGCAGCTGTGAGATTAATACCAAGGCCACCAGCCCGGGTGCATAGCAAGAAGACAAAGCGGTCTGAGTCAGGCTTGCTGAAGCGGTCAATAGCAGCCTGTCGAAGGTTGCCTCTAACTCGCCCATCAATACGTTCATATAAGTACCTATATGGgagtcaaataaaaaaaatttaattggcTAAGCAGAAAAAGACCCCCCCCAAAAGCCGACTAGAATCAACACCAGTACCTCCGGATCTCTAGTTGACAAAAAACCTTACCAGAAAGTTGTGAGAGAGAGTCTCAAATATTGCTCTTATCCCAGTCCCAGTCAACTTTAATTAAATACAGGCCTTCCTACTCTCAGCAGCTTTATGAAGATACAGTAAACACAAGGCAAGGGATGACTCTTTTTCTCACCTCCTCTGGATTAGATAATCCTCTAGGATATCTAGGCAGCGTACCATCTGGGAGAAGATCAGAACCTTATGGCCACCAGCTTTAAGTTTTGGAAGTAACTTGTCAATAAGAACCAATTTGCCAGCCGAACGAACCATGGCCTGCAAGTGGAAGTCATGAGGTATAATATGGCAAGCTTCTCGAAATTCTGTCAGGATTTTTTCTTCTGCACCtgccaaaagaaaaatcaaacctgATGGTGAGATCCAGAGAAACATACTAAGGCTGCAGATTATTTAACTGAGAtaaggaagcaaaggaaaaaaaggtaatcTGATTGAGATCAACATTTCTCACACACAGACTTTAAGCACCCAAAAATCCTAAATCATCTTCAATTGTATTATACAAAGTACTCTAAGTAAGTCAGGCTTAAGACAGTAACTGGGTAAAAGATATGTAAATATGTGGACAAGGACTAGGACAGTACATGTAAACCACTATCTCTACCCTACTGGCAtccaaaacagaaagagaaaagtagagTACCAGTGACAAGATTTATCCAGAGAACAGAATGACTTGAGTTCTTATTCGTGCAATTGTAAATAGTAAATCCTATTTAATTTTGGAGATTACACAGGATCAAGCGGGTAGAAAGAACTAGAGAAAGACATTCCACATGAGAATTCTTTTAGAAGAAGCCCCCTCCACTTCCAAATTAGGCTAGATTGGTAATACAGCCACTGTTCCTGAGGAGTATCATTTAGATAGTAAAAATGGGTAATACAGAAATGCAGGTATTTTCCAGGAGTTCTCTCACCATTGATGAGATATGGGTGGTTGCAGCATTTGCGCAACTCCATCATTGTGTTGAGTAGATTAGGCATGTTAGTATGACctgcccctttggaaagaaaggaaaaattcttCTCCAAAATAGCCCGGTAGTATTTCTTCTGGATGTTGGTCAACTCTACTTCAATAATAGTTTCCTGTTTGGGTGCCAGGTTTTTTTCAACATCCTCTTTGAGTCTTCTCAGCATCATTGGTTTGAGAATGGCCTGTAACTTTTGAACCTGTCCCCAATACAGAGAGAAATCAATAAC
This is a stretch of genomic DNA from Equus caballus isolate H_3958 breed thoroughbred chromosome 1, TB-T2T, whole genome shotgun sequence. It encodes these proteins:
- the CHD8 gene encoding chromodomain-helicase-DNA-binding protein 8 isoform X9; the encoded protein is MKGESKRITLVLQQPQSGGPQGHRHVVLGSLPGKIVLQGNQLAALTQAKNAQGQPAKVVTIQLQVQQPQQKIQIVPQPPSSQPQPQQPPSAQPVTLSSVQQAQIMGPGQSPGQRLSVPLKVVLQPQAGSSQGASSGLSVVKVLSASEVAALSSPASSAPHSGGKTGMEENRRLEHQKKQEKANRIVAEAIARARARGEQNIPRVLNEDELPSVRPEEEGEKKRRKKSSGERLKEEKPKKSKTSGTSKTKGKSKLNTITPVVGKKRKRNTSSDNSDVEVMPAQSPREDEESSIQKRRSNRQVKRKKYTEDLDIKITDDEEEEEVDVTGPIKTEPILPEPVQEPDGETLPSMQFFVENPSEEDAAIVDKVLSMRIVKKELPSGQYTEAEEFFVKYKNYSYLHCEWATISQLEKDKRIHQKLKRFKTKMAQMRHFFHEDEEPFNPDYVEVDRILDESHSIDKDNGEPVIYYLVKWCSLPYEDSTWELKEDVDEGKIREFKRIQSRHPELKRVNRPQASAWKKLELSHEYKNRNQLREYQLEGVNWLLFNWYNRQNCILADEMGLGKTIQSIAFLQEVYNVGIHGPFLVIAPLSTITNWEREFNTWTEMNTIVYHGSLASRQMIQQYEMYCKDSRGRLIPGAYKFDALITTFEMILSDCPELREIEWRCVIIDEAHRLKNRNCKLLDSLKHMDLEHKVLLTGTPLQNTVEELFSLLHFLEPSQFPSESEFLKDFGDLKTEEQVQKLQAILKPMMLRRLKEDVEKNLAPKQETIIEVELTNIQKKYYRAILEKNFSFLSKGAGHTNMPNLLNTMMELRKCCNHPYLINGAEEKILTEFREACHIIPHDFHLQAMVRSAGKLVLIDKLLPKLKAGGHKVLIFSQMVRCLDILEDYLIQRRYLYERIDGRVRGNLRQAAIDRFSKPDSDRFVFLLCTRAGGLGINLTAADTCIIFDSDWNPQNDLQAQARCHRIGQSKAVKVYRLITRNSYEREMFDKASLKLGLDKAVLQSMSGRDGNITGIQQFSKKEIEDLLRKGAYAAIMEEDDEGSKFCEEDIDQILLRRTTTITIESEGKGSTFAKASFVASENRTDISLDDPNFWQKWAKKADLDMDLLNSKNNLVIDTPRVRKQTRHFSTLKDDDLVEFSDLESEDDERPRSRRHDRHHTYGRTDCFRVEKHLLVYGWGRWRDILSHGRFKRRMTERDVETICRAILVYCLLHYRGDENIKGFIWDLISPAENGKTKELQNHSGLSIPVPRGRKGKKVKSQSTFDIHKADWIRKYNPDTLFQDESYKKHLKHQCNKVLLRVRMLYYLRQEVIGDQAEKVLGGAIASEIDIWFPVVDQLEVPTTWWDSEADKSLLIGVFKHGYEKYNTMRADPALCFLEKAGRPDDKAIAAEHRVLDNFSDIVEGVDFDKDCEDPEYKPLQGPPKDQDDEGDPLMMMDEEISVIDGDEAQVTQQPGHVFWPPGSALTARLRRLVTAYQRSYKREQMKIEAAERGDRRRRRCEAAFKLKEIARREKQQRWTRREQTDFYRVVSTFGVEYDPDTMQFHWDRFRTFARLDKKTDESLTKYFHGFVAMCRQVCRLPPAAGDEPPDPNLFIEPITEERASRTLYRIELLRRLREQVLCHPLLEDRLALCQPPGPELPKWWEPVRHDGELLRGAARHGVSQTDCNIMQDPDFSFLAARMNYMQNHQAGAPAPSLSRCSTPLLHQQYTSRTASPLPLRPDAPVEKPPEETAAQVPSLESLTLKLEHEVVARSRPTPQDYEMRVAPSDTTPLVSRSVPPVKLEDEDDSDSELDLSKLSPSSSSSSSSSSSSSSTDESEDEKEEKLTADRSHSKLYDEESLLSLTMSQDGFPNEDGEQMTPELLLLQERQRASEWPKDRVLINRIDLVCQAILSGKWPSSRRSQEMVTGGILGPGNHLLDSPSLTPGEYGDSPVPTPRSSSAASMAEEEVSAVTTAAAQFTKLRRGMDEKEFTVQIKDEEGLKLTFQKHKLMANGVMGDGHPLFHKKKGNRKKLVEYMEDRRKQKWQRCKKNNKAELNCLGMEPVQTANSRNGKKGHHAETVFNRVLPGPLAPDSSKKRARRMRPDLSKMMALMQGGGTGSLSLHNTFQHSSSGLQSVSSLGHSSATSASLPFMPFVMGGAASSPHVDSSTMLHHHHHHPHPHHHHHHHPGLRATGYPSSPATTTSGTALRLPPLQPEEDEDDEDEDDDDDLSQGYDISERDFSLIDDPMMPANSDSSEDADD
- the CHD8 gene encoding chromodomain-helicase-DNA-binding protein 8 isoform X8 encodes the protein MKGESKRITLVLQQPQSGGPQGHRHVVLGSLPGKIVLQGNQLAALTQAKNAQGQPAKVVTIQLQVQQPQQKIQIVPQPPSSQPQPQQPPSAQPVTLSSVQQAQIMGPGQSPGQRLSVPLKVVLQPQAGSSQGASSGLSVVKVLSASEVAALSSPASSAPHSGGKTGMEENRRLEHQKKQEKANRIVAEAIARARARGEQNIPRVLNEDELPSVRPEEEGEKKRRKKSSGERLKEEKPKKSKTSGTSKTKGKSKLNTITPVVGKKRKRNTSSDNSDVEVMPAQSPREDEESSIQKRRSNRQVKRKKYTEDLDIKITDDEEEEEVDVTGPIKTEPILPEPVQEPDGETLPSMQFFVENPSEEDAAIVDKVLSMRIVKKELPSGQYTEAEEFFVKYKNYSYLHCEWATISQLEKDKRIHQKLKRFKTKMAQMRHFFHEDEEPFNPDYVEVDRILDESHSIDKDNGEPVIYYLVKWCSLPYEDSTWELKEDVDEGKIREFKRIQSRHPELKRVNRPQASAWKKLELSHEYKNRNQLREYQLEGVNWLLFNWYNRQNCILADEMGLGKTIQSIAFLQEVYNVGIHGPFLVIAPLSTITNWEREFNTWTEMNTIVYHGSLASRQMIQQYEMYCKDSRGRLIPGAYKFDALITTFEMILSDCPELREIEWRCVIIDEAHRLKNRNCKLLDSLKHMDLEHKVLLTGTPLQNTVEELFSLLHFLEPSQFPSESEFLKDFGDLKTEEQVQKLQAILKPMMLRRLKEDVEKNLAPKQETIIEVELTNIQKKYYRAILEKNFSFLSKGAGHTNMPNLLNTMMELRKCCNHPYLINGAEEKILTEFREACHIIPHDFHLQAMVRSAGKLVLIDKLLPKLKAGGHKVLIFSQMVRCLDILEDYLIQRRYLYERIDGRVRGNLRQAAIDRFSKPDSDRFVFLLCTRAGGLGINLTAADTCIIFDSDWNPQNDLQAQARCHRIGQSKAVKVYRLITRNSYEREMFDKASLKLGLDKAVLQSMSGRDGNITGIQQFSKKEIEDLLRKGAYAAIMEEDDEGSKFCEEDIDQILLRRTTTITIESEGKGSTFAKASFVASENRTDISLDDPNFWQKWAKKADLDMDLLNSKNNLVIDTPRVRKQTRHFSTLKDDDLVEFSDLESEDDERPRSRRHDRHHTYGRTDCFRVEKHLLVYGWGRWRDILSHGRFKRRMTERDVETICRAILVYCLLHYRGDENIKGFIWDLISPAENGKTKELQNHSVFNVSPFPGLSIPVPRGRKGKKVKSQSTFDIHKADWIRKYNPDTLFQDESYKKHLKHQCNKVLLRVRMLYYLRQEVIGDQAEKVLGGAIASEIDIWFPVVDQLEVPTTWWDSEADKSLLIGVFKHGYEKYNTMRADPALCFLEKAGRPDDKAIAAEHRVLDNFSDIVEGVDFDKDCEDPEYKPLQGPPKDQDDEGDPLMMMDEEISVIDGDEAQVTQQPGHVFWPPGSALTARLRRLVTAYQRSYKREQMKIEAAERGDRRRRRCEAAFKLKEIARREKQQRWTRREQTDFYRVVSTFGVEYDPDTMQFHWDRFRTFARLDKKTDESLTKYFHGFVAMCRQVCRLPPAAGDEPPDPNLFIEPITEERASRTLYRIELLRRLREQVLCHPLLEDRLALCQPPGPELPKWWEPVRHDGELLRGAARHGVSQTDCNIMQDPDFSFLAARMNYMQNHQAGAPAPSLSRCSTPLLHQQYTSRTASPLPLRPDAPVEKPPEETAAQVPSLESLTLKLEHEVVARSRPTPQDYEMRVAPSDTTPLVSRSVPPVKLEDEDDSDSELDLSKLSPSSSSSSSSSSSSSSTDESEDEKEEKLTADRSHSKLYDEESLLSLTMSQDGFPNEDGEQMTPELLLLQERQRASEWPKDRVLINRIDLVCQAILSGKWPSSRRSQEMVTGGILGPGNHLLDSPSLTPGEYGDSPVPTPRSSSAASMAEEEVSAVTTAAAQFTKLRRGMDEKEFTVQIKDEEGLKLTFQKHKLMANGVMGDGHPLFHKKKGNRKKLVEYMEDRRKQKWQRCKKNNKAELNCLGMEPVQTANSRNGKKGHHAETVFNRVLPGPLAPDSSKKRARRMRPDLSKMMALMQGGGTGSLSLHNTFQHSSSGLQSVSSLGHSSATSASLPFMPFVMGGAASSPHVDSSTMLHHHHHHPHPHHHHHHHPGLRATGYPSSPATTTSGTALRLPPLQPEEDEDDEDEDDDDDLSQGYDISERDFSLIDDPMMPANSDSSEDADD